In Paraburkholderia terrae, the DNA window CACGCATCGCCGTCGCGCTGCAGCTCTCGCGCGCCGAGCGCGCGTATCTGTTCGAACTGGCCGCCCAGCGCGACCCAGCCGAGCCGGACCCCGCCGCCGCCGATACCCCCGCCATGCTGCTCAAGACCGTGCAGCTCGTGAGCGCGCCCGCCTATGTGCTCGACCGCCAGTTCACCGCGCTCGCGTGGAACGAGCCCGCGGCGGACCTGTTCGTCGGCTGGCTCGACGGCGAGCACGACCGCAACCTGCTGCGCTATACGTTCCTGTCGCCAGATGCGCGCAGCCTGATCGTCGACTGGGAAATCCGCGCGCGGCGTCTCGCCGCCGAATATCGCGCCGATTCGATCCGCCATCAGAACGACGCGCCCACGCGCTCGCTGATCGACGAACTCTCCGCCTCCAGCGACGCGTTCGCGCGCTTCTGGGCGTCGCAGGACGTCAACGAGCGCGAAGGCGGCCAGCGCCGGTTCAATCATCCGCGCGACGGCCACGTCGTCTACAACCAGATCACCTTCAAGCCCGCGCACCGCGAAGACCTGAAGCTCGTCGTGCTGATGCGCGAATGAGCTTGCCGGGCCAGCTGAAAGCCGCCCGCACGGCGGGTGTTAAAATCGTTGTCTCCTTCGAGGCGGCGCCGTCCCCACGCGCCGTCAGCGTCTTCACCTCGCAAACTGCCCATCACCATGACGTCCCAACTGCATAAAAAAGGCGAAGCCTGGTCGGCTCGCTTCTCCGAGCCGATGTCGGAACTCGTCAAGCGCTACACGTCGTCGGTCTTCTTCGACAAGCGTCTGGCGTTCGTCGATATCGAAGGCTCGCTTGCGCACGCGTCGATGCTGGCCGCGCAAAAGATCATCAGCGCCGACGACCTCGCGGCAATCCAGCGCGGTATGGCGCAGATCAAGGGTGAAATCGAGCGCGGCGAGTTCGAATGGCAACTCGATCTCGAAGACGTCCACCTGAACATCGAAGCGCGCCTGACCGCCCTGATCGGCGATGCCGGCAAGCGCCTGCACACGGGCCGCTCGCGCAACGACCAGGTCGCGACCGACATCCGCCTGTGGCTGCGCGGCGAAATCGACCGTATCGGTGATCTGCTGAAGGATCTGCGCGTGGCGCTCCTCGACCTCGCCGACCAGAACGCCGGCACGATCATGCCGGGCTTCACGCACCTGCAGGTCGCGCAGCCCGTGACGTTCGGCCATCACCTGCTCGCTTACGTCGAAATGTTCTCGCGCGACGCCGAACGCATGGTGGACTGCCGCAAGCGCGTGAACCGTCTGCCGCTCGGCGCAGCGGCGCTCGCGGGCACGAGCTATCCGATCGACCGTCACGCCGTCGCGAAGACGCTCGGCTTCGACGGCATCTGCGCGAACTCGCTCGACGCCGTGTCCGACCGCGACTTCGCCATCGAATTCACGGCAGCATCGGCGCTCGTGATGACACACGTGTCGCGCTTCTCCGAAGAACTCGTGCTGTGGATGAGCCCGCGCGTCGGCTTCATCGACATCGCCGACCGCTTCTGCACCGGCTCGTCGATCATGCCGCAGAAGAAGAACCCGGACGTGCCCGAACTGGCGCGCGGCAAGACGGGCCGCGTGAACGGCCACCTGATGGCGCTGCTCACGCTGATGAAGGGCCAGCCGCTCGCGTACAACAAGGACAATCAGGAAGACAAGGAACCGCTGTTCGATACCGTCGATACCGTCGCCGATACGCTGCGCATCTTCGCAGAGATGGTCGCGGGCATCACGGTGAAGGCGGACAACATGCGCGCGGCTGCGCTGCAGGGCTTCTCGACGGCAACCGATCTCGCCGACTACCTCGTCAAGCGCGGCCTGCCGTTCCGTGACGCGCACGAAGCCGTCGCCCATGCGGTGCGTGTCTGCGAACTGCGCGGCTGCGATCTGGCCGATCTGTCGCTCGAAGAAATGAAAGCCGAATTGCCGAACGTCGCCTCGTTGCTGGGCGACGATGTGTTCGGCTATCTGACGCTCGAAGGATCGGTGGCGAGCCGCAATCATCCGGGCGGCACCGCGCCGGATCAGGTGCGGGCCGCCGTTGCCGCTGCGCGGTCTGCGCTCGGCTAGGCCGCTTCCATTCGGCTGCTGAAAGGCGGACTCTCTGGCGAGGGTTCGCCTTTTTTGTTTTCGCACGCGTTGCCTGCGGCTTCTGGCTCGTGCGCCTTCGCTGCATCGAGGGGACAATGGGCCGCTCTCACCTCGCCTGCCGTTGTGCTGCGTCGTCGTCGGCTACTATCACGGCAACCATCGGCTTTCATTGTGTACTGTCATGATCATCCGCCCTCAACTCCGCTGGTTCCGCATGCTGCTCGCGTGGCGCGGTTCGGTGCTTCCCGAACTGTTGCCGCGCCTGTGCGTCATTCTGCTCATTTCACTCGTCGCGCTTGGCGTTCATGTTCACCTGCTGAAGATCAGCATCAACATGACCACCACGCCGTTCTCGCTGATCGGCATTGCGCTCGCGATCTTCCTCGGCTTTCGCAACAGCGCGAGCTATGACCGCTACTGGGAAGCCCGCAAGCTCTGGGGCTCCCTGCTCAACGAGACGCGCTCGCTCACGCGCCAGGTGTTGACGCTTCCGAGCGCTCATATCGACCCGAGCGAAACGCAGGCCTTCGTGCAAGCCTTGTGCGCCTTCGCGCACGCGCTGCGGCATCAGTTGAGATGCACGGACCCATCGGAAGATCTGTCGACGAGACTCGACAAGCCGCTCTTCGAGCGCGTCATGATGTCGCGCTATCGGCCCGCGACGATCATGCTCTGGCTCGGCGAATGGACGCAGCGCCAGGCGCGCGACGGCAAGCTCGACGCATGGACGGTCCAGGCTATCGATCGCAATCTGAACGGGCTGTCGGATGTGGTCGGCGGCTGCGAGCGGATCCTGTCGACGCCGCTGCCGTTCGCGTATTCGGTGATGATTCACCGCACCGTGTACTTCTTCTGTGCGGCGCTGCCATTCGGGCTGGTGGAAACGGTCGGCGTGTTCACGCCGATCTTCTCGGTATTCGTCGCGTACACGTTCATGGCGCTCGACGCGATCGCATCGCAGATCGAAGAGCCGTTCGGCACCGACGACAACGACCTCGCGCTCGATGCGCTGTCCGCTTTCATCGAAGACGCCGCGCGCGACCTGCTCGCGCAGCCTTCGTTGCAGAAAACCGCTGCGAAAGATGGTTATCTGCTCACCTGAAGCGTGAGCGAGACACGCGCGCCGAACATAAACGGCGCGCGTTCCTCACAACAACATCAGTCCGTGCCGTACTTCGGCGAACGCGGACCATACAGCAGACCATCCGCGCCGCCACTCGACAGCAGCTTGCGGCTCGTCAACCCCGCCACGTCGTGCGACTCGTCGCTCAACGTATGCGCGACCTGCTTGACGGCCGCCTGCACCAGCGCGCCGATCAGCCCGCCACCGACGTTCACGTTGCCGCCCAGTTCCTTGCCCGTCGCGCTTGCCGAACCTTGCCAGAGCGTGTCGCCCGAGCGCAGATCGACGAGCTTCGCGGTTGCCGACACCACCGTCGTGCTGTCGATGATCGTGTATTTCGAACCGTACTGCGTGATCTTCGTGTACACCGCGGCGTCCGCGCCGAAGATGCTGCGCAGCTTGTCGGGCGCGACGGCCTGGATGTCGGTCGGCGTGGTCAGGCCGTTGTGCTTGAACGTCTCTTCCATCTCGACGACAGGCACCACGTAATAGCCGCCTTCCGCGATCGGCATCGTCATCTGCGACAGCATGCCGTACGTCGCATTCACGTCCGCCGTGTCGTTGATGGGCGGCAGCACGAGAATCGTGCTCGGCTTGCTGTTGCGGAACGCGGTGTAGTCAACCTGGCGGGGCGCATGCGTCACGCACGCCGTCAACGTGAACAGGACAGACAGCGCGGCGATCAGTTTCAGTGAGAGAAAGCGGGTCATGGTCATTGGAATTTGCTCAGCAGAAAGTCCATGTAGGTCGACGATTCAGGAAACGACTGCTTCTCCGCGAGCAGTTCCTGCTTCGCTTCCTGGTCCTTGCCGACGGTCGCGTACAGCATCCCGAGATGCGCATGGAAGCCCGGCGGCGCCGATGCGCCCTTTGCAAGAATCTGCTGACGCGCCTTTTCGAGCGCATCAATCTGTTCGAGCGGACTCTTTTGCCCCTTGAAGTATTCGTACACCTGCGGCTGATAGCCATCCCACTGATACAGCGAAACGCTCTTCGTGTTCGCGCACCCCGACAGCAGCGCGCACGCTGCCGCGACGGGCAGCGCGATGCCCGTCAGCATATTTGTTCTTTTCAACATGGTCTTATTGGATGTGATGTGTTGAAGCGTTGGTTCGCGGCCTGTTAGTTCGCGGCCTGCAACGCGCCCGCGTCGACCTGCTCGACGAGGTGATTGACGGCTTCCTTGATCGCGAGATCGAGCACCTTGCCGTTGAGCGTGGAGTCGTACGACGCGGTGCCGCCAAAGCCGATGATCTCGCGGTTCGACAGGCTGTATTCACCGGCGCCCTGGCTCGAAGCGATCACCTCGGAGGTCGTCGTGTCGACGATGTTCAGGCTGACCTTTGCATACGCGACCTGGCTCTTGCCGCGGCCCAGAATGCCGAACAGTTGCTGATCGCCGACTTCCTTGCGGCCGAACTCGGTCACGTCGCCCGTGATCACATAGTTCGCACCCTTGAGCTTCTGCGCCTTGTTGGCGATTGCGGCTTCCTGTTTGATTTCGCCCAAGTTGTCGCGTTCGAGCACGGAGAAGCGGCGGCTCTGCTGCAGCGTGGTGACGAGGATGGTCTTCGCCTGGCTGCCGACACGGTCGATGCCGTCGGAGAAGATGCCGCGCATATAGCTCGAGCGGTTGTCGAACTTGCCGACGGCGACGAGTACCGGCTTGCCGGCATAAGGGACGTGTGCGCTACTGACTTCGGGCGTCGGCAGCGAGCGCGACGCCTCCGTCGCGCATCCGCTCAGTGCCGCGGCAACGAACGTGGCGACGAGCAACGCGGAGGGTTTGGATATCTTCAAGATAGTGATCCCGATCAAAGAATGGCTGGCGCTCCAGGGGCCTTCTGAATCGGGCGTGCTGCGTGCCGTGCTTCTATCCGACGCTCTGGTAACGCAACGTAAGATAACGGCACTTGTAAGCGCAACTTTAAAAAAGTGTCACTAAATGGGAATGGGCGCAGTGTGATCTGATTCACTGCGCATAGAACATGCGTGATGCGAGAAGCACTTAGCTGCTCGAAAAGTTTTTAGAAAAAGATCCGGCTCAGTCGTTGCCGGCCGTGTCGCCCATGCGTTTGAGCTGGGCGACGCGCGCACCGATGATATCGACTTGCGAGCGCGCGTCCATCAGCGGGACGGTCGCGTCGCGGTAGGCCGTCCACGCGCGTTGCGCGCGAGACAGCACCGGCCGCGTATGCGAAGGCAGCTTCGCATGCAGACGCCGGTAATAGCGGTTCAGGTCGAACATGGCGTGCTCGCACTGCGCGTCGAACGAGCAGGCGCGCGGGCGCTTCTTCGGGTCCTGCTTGCCGGCGTCCATCGCCGCCGCACGCAGCGCGAGCGCGCGGTCGCGCACCGGCTGCAACTGCATGTCGGCGACCGCGAGCTGGTACGACGTGCCGCGCGTCGTGGCGAGTATGTCGGCCAGCAACTTGCCGTCCGCTTCGCGCCAGGCCTTCCAGCGCTTCTGACTCTCTTCCCACTTCTTGCTCTGTGCGTCAGGTGCTTTCGATAGCAACTGCTGGAACGACTGGTCCATCGACGCCTGCCACGCGAGCCGCGCCGTGTCCATGCACTGCACCTGGCCGACCGCCGACGACATGTCGGCGCGCGCAAGACACGTGCGCATCGATGCGTCGATGGGATCGGCGGCGGCGACTTCGGCATGCGCCGCGCCGGGTGCAAACATCAGCGCGCTCGCCAGCGTCATTGCCGACGCGAACGCGCCCAACGCCGCCGGCGCGCCGACGCGCTCACGACCCCACAACCCGAAGCGCAGTGCCGTCTTCATCATTACGAATCGCGCACGCAATCGACGAAGTACTCGATGCGCCCGTTGATCGTCTCGCCGACCAGCCCGTGGATATCCGTATGGAAGCCCGGGAAGCGCTCGTTGAACTCGCGCGCGAAACGCAGGTAGTTGACGATGGTCCGGTTGAAGCGCTCGCCCGGAATCAGCAGCGGAATGCCCGGCGGGTACGGCGTCAGCAGGATCGACGTGACGCGGCCTTCGAGTTCGTCGATGGGCACGCGATCGATCTCGCGGTGTGCGAGCTTCGCGAAGGCGTCGGACGGCTTCATGGCAGGCTCCATGCTCGACAGGTACATCTCCGTCGTCAGACGCGCGATGTCGTTCGCGCGATAGACGCTGTGGATCTGCTCGCACAGATCGCGCAGGCCGATGCGCTCGTACGCGGGATGCTGCGCGACGAACTCGGGCAGCACGCGCCACAGCGGCTGGTTGTTGTCGTAGTCGTCCTTGAACTGCTGGAGTTCCGTGACCATCGAGTTCCAACGGCCCTTCGTGATGCCGATCGTGAACATGATGAAGAACGAGTACAGGCCCGTCTTCTCGACAATGATGCCGTGCTCTGCCAGATACTTCGTGACGATCGCGGCGGGAATGCCCGTCTCGCCGAATTCGCCGTCCACGTCGAGCCCCGGCGTGATGATCGTCGCCTTGATCGGGTCGAGCATGTTGAAGCCGTCCGCGAGCGGGCCGAAGCCGTGCCAGCGGTCGTTCGGACGCAGCATCCAGTCGTCGCGCGAGCCGATGCCCTCTTCCGCGAGCTCTTCCGGGCCCCAGACCTTGAAGAACCAGTCGTCCCCGTATTCGGCGTCGACCTTGCGCATCGCGCGGCGGAAATCGAGCGCCTCGGCAATCGATTCCTCGACCAGCGCCGTGCCGCCCGGCGGCTCCATCATCGCCGCCGCCACGTCGCACGACGCGATGATCGCGTACTGCGGGCTCGTCGACGTATGCATCAGATACGCCTCGTTGAAGCGGTGGCGGTCGAACGTGCTGTTCTCGCTGTCCTGCACGACAATCTGCGATGCCTGCGAAATGCCCGCGAGCAGCTTGTGCGTGGAGTGCGTCGCGAACACCAGCGCGCCCGTGCGCGGGCGACCCGCGCCGATTGCGTGCATGTCCTGATAGAACTCGTGGAACTCGGCGTGCGGCAGCCACGCTTCGTCGAAGTGCAGCGTGTCGAGCAGATCGCCGAGCAGATCCTTGATCATTTCGACGTTGTAGATCACGCCGTCGTACGTGCTCTGCGTGATCGTCAGGATGCGCGGCTTCAGGTTCGGGTTCTTCGCCAGCGCCTCGCGCGCGAACGGATTCGCCTCGATCTTCTTGCGGATGTTTTCCGGCTTGAACTCGTCGCGCGGAATCGGGCCGATGATGCCGAAATGATTGCGCGTCGGCGTCAGGAACACGGGGATCGCGTGCGTCATCGTGATCGCGTGGAGGATCGACTTGTGGCAGTTGCGGTCCACCAGCACGATGTCGCCCGGCGCTACTGTTGCGTGCCAGACGATCTTGTTCGACGTGGACGTGCCGTTCGTCACGAAGAACAGATGGTCGGCGCTGAAGATGCGCGCCGCGTTGCGTTCCGACGCCGCGACGGGGCCCGTGTGATCGAGCAGCTGGCCGAGTTCGTCGACGGCATTGCAGACGTCCGCGCGCAGCATGTTCTCGCCGAAGAACTGGTGGAACATCTGGCCGAGCGGGTTCTTCAGGAACGCGACGCCGCCCGAATGGCCCGGGCAGTGCCACGAGTACGAGCCTTCGTC includes these proteins:
- a CDS encoding helix-turn-helix transcriptional regulator, with the protein product MTTPSHADSAPPLDASPARALGEFIRAHRERLSPQAVGLPPGPRRRTPGLRREEVAQLCGVSPTWYTWIEQGRPVSASAEALARIAVALQLSRAERAYLFELAAQRDPAEPDPAAADTPAMLLKTVQLVSAPAYVLDRQFTALAWNEPAADLFVGWLDGEHDRNLLRYTFLSPDARSLIVDWEIRARRLAAEYRADSIRHQNDAPTRSLIDELSASSDAFARFWASQDVNEREGGQRRFNHPRDGHVVYNQITFKPAHREDLKLVVLMRE
- the argH gene encoding argininosuccinate lyase translates to MTSQLHKKGEAWSARFSEPMSELVKRYTSSVFFDKRLAFVDIEGSLAHASMLAAQKIISADDLAAIQRGMAQIKGEIERGEFEWQLDLEDVHLNIEARLTALIGDAGKRLHTGRSRNDQVATDIRLWLRGEIDRIGDLLKDLRVALLDLADQNAGTIMPGFTHLQVAQPVTFGHHLLAYVEMFSRDAERMVDCRKRVNRLPLGAAALAGTSYPIDRHAVAKTLGFDGICANSLDAVSDRDFAIEFTAASALVMTHVSRFSEELVLWMSPRVGFIDIADRFCTGSSIMPQKKNPDVPELARGKTGRVNGHLMALLTLMKGQPLAYNKDNQEDKEPLFDTVDTVADTLRIFAEMVAGITVKADNMRAAALQGFSTATDLADYLVKRGLPFRDAHEAVAHAVRVCELRGCDLADLSLEEMKAELPNVASLLGDDVFGYLTLEGSVASRNHPGGTAPDQVRAAVAAARSALG
- a CDS encoding bestrophin family protein, producing MIIRPQLRWFRMLLAWRGSVLPELLPRLCVILLISLVALGVHVHLLKISINMTTTPFSLIGIALAIFLGFRNSASYDRYWEARKLWGSLLNETRSLTRQVLTLPSAHIDPSETQAFVQALCAFAHALRHQLRCTDPSEDLSTRLDKPLFERVMMSRYRPATIMLWLGEWTQRQARDGKLDAWTVQAIDRNLNGLSDVVGGCERILSTPLPFAYSVMIHRTVYFFCAALPFGLVETVGVFTPIFSVFVAYTFMALDAIASQIEEPFGTDDNDLALDALSAFIEDAARDLLAQPSLQKTAAKDGYLLT
- a CDS encoding DUF799 domain-containing protein — encoded protein: MTRFLSLKLIAALSVLFTLTACVTHAPRQVDYTAFRNSKPSTILVLPPINDTADVNATYGMLSQMTMPIAEGGYYVVPVVEMEETFKHNGLTTPTDIQAVAPDKLRSIFGADAAVYTKITQYGSKYTIIDSTTVVSATAKLVDLRSGDTLWQGSASATGKELGGNVNVGGGLIGALVQAAVKQVAHTLSDESHDVAGLTSRKLLSSGGADGLLYGPRSPKYGTD
- a CDS encoding DUF4810 domain-containing protein, with the protein product MLKRTNMLTGIALPVAAACALLSGCANTKSVSLYQWDGYQPQVYEYFKGQKSPLEQIDALEKARQQILAKGASAPPGFHAHLGMLYATVGKDQEAKQELLAEKQSFPESSTYMDFLLSKFQ
- a CDS encoding CsgG/HfaB family protein, whose amino-acid sequence is MKISKPSALLVATFVAAALSGCATEASRSLPTPEVSSAHVPYAGKPVLVAVGKFDNRSSYMRGIFSDGIDRVGSQAKTILVTTLQQSRRFSVLERDNLGEIKQEAAIANKAQKLKGANYVITGDVTEFGRKEVGDQQLFGILGRGKSQVAYAKVSLNIVDTTTSEVIASSQGAGEYSLSNREIIGFGGTASYDSTLNGKVLDLAIKEAVNHLVEQVDAGALQAAN
- a CDS encoding lysozyme inhibitor LprI family protein; amino-acid sequence: MMKTALRFGLWGRERVGAPAALGAFASAMTLASALMFAPGAAHAEVAAADPIDASMRTCLARADMSSAVGQVQCMDTARLAWQASMDQSFQQLLSKAPDAQSKKWEESQKRWKAWREADGKLLADILATTRGTSYQLAVADMQLQPVRDRALALRAAAMDAGKQDPKKRPRACSFDAQCEHAMFDLNRYYRRLHAKLPSHTRPVLSRAQRAWTAYRDATVPLMDARSQVDIIGARVAQLKRMGDTAGND
- a CDS encoding arginine/lysine/ornithine decarboxylase; this translates as MKFRFPVVIIDEDFRSENISGSGIRALAEAIEKEGAEVLGLTSYGDLTSFAQQSSRASCFILSIDDDELLPYVENGDGEKPDVAPAILDLRAFVEAVRKRNADIPIFLYGETRTSRHLPNDILRELHGFIHMFEDTPEFVARHIIREAKVYLDSLAPPFFKELVQYADEGSYSWHCPGHSGGVAFLKNPLGQMFHQFFGENMLRADVCNAVDELGQLLDHTGPVAASERNAARIFSADHLFFVTNGTSTSNKIVWHATVAPGDIVLVDRNCHKSILHAITMTHAIPVFLTPTRNHFGIIGPIPRDEFKPENIRKKIEANPFAREALAKNPNLKPRILTITQSTYDGVIYNVEMIKDLLGDLLDTLHFDEAWLPHAEFHEFYQDMHAIGAGRPRTGALVFATHSTHKLLAGISQASQIVVQDSENSTFDRHRFNEAYLMHTSTSPQYAIIASCDVAAAMMEPPGGTALVEESIAEALDFRRAMRKVDAEYGDDWFFKVWGPEELAEEGIGSRDDWMLRPNDRWHGFGPLADGFNMLDPIKATIITPGLDVDGEFGETGIPAAIVTKYLAEHGIIVEKTGLYSFFIMFTIGITKGRWNSMVTELQQFKDDYDNNQPLWRVLPEFVAQHPAYERIGLRDLCEQIHSVYRANDIARLTTEMYLSSMEPAMKPSDAFAKLAHREIDRVPIDELEGRVTSILLTPYPPGIPLLIPGERFNRTIVNYLRFAREFNERFPGFHTDIHGLVGETINGRIEYFVDCVRDS